One genomic window of Ilyobacter polytropus DSM 2926 includes the following:
- the ispG gene encoding flavodoxin-dependent (E)-4-hydroxy-3-methylbut-2-enyl-diphosphate synthase, translating to MTGSRKIKVGNIYIGGDSEVIIQSMTNTKTSDIKATVKQIKELENAGCQLVRVTVNDTEAAEAIKEIKKQISIPLAADIHFDYRLAISAMENGVDKLRINPGNIGNDDKVAMVVEKAKEYNIPIRIGVNAGSLEKSILEKYGRPTPEAMVESGLYHVRLLEKFGFEDIIISLKSSNVKMMVRAYRMMREIVDYPLHLGVTEAGTAFQGTVKSSIGIGGLLVDDIGDTIRVSLTENPVEEIKVAKEILKVLGLREEGTEIISCPTCGRTEIDLIDLAKKVEQEFSTFEKKVKIAVMGCVVNGPGEAREADYGVAGGKGIGVLFKKGKVVKQVKEIDILDELKKMIMEDFKDEEDI from the coding sequence ATGACGGGTTCTAGAAAGATAAAGGTGGGGAACATATATATTGGCGGAGACAGCGAGGTTATAATCCAGTCGATGACTAATACTAAAACTTCAGATATAAAGGCCACTGTGAAACAGATAAAGGAACTTGAAAATGCAGGATGCCAACTTGTAAGGGTAACAGTAAATGACACAGAGGCAGCCGAAGCAATAAAAGAGATAAAAAAACAGATAAGCATACCTTTGGCAGCAGATATTCATTTTGACTACAGGCTCGCTATATCAGCTATGGAAAATGGCGTAGATAAGCTGAGAATAAATCCTGGAAACATAGGGAACGACGATAAAGTTGCCATGGTTGTGGAAAAGGCCAAAGAATACAACATACCCATAAGAATAGGTGTAAATGCAGGATCACTGGAAAAGAGTATACTTGAAAAATACGGAAGACCTACCCCTGAGGCCATGGTTGAAAGTGGTCTTTACCATGTGAGGCTTCTGGAAAAGTTCGGATTTGAGGATATAATAATATCACTTAAATCTAGCAACGTGAAGATGATGGTCAGAGCCTACAGGATGATGAGGGAGATAGTAGACTATCCTCTTCATCTAGGTGTAACAGAGGCAGGAACTGCATTTCAGGGGACTGTGAAATCCTCAATAGGTATAGGGGGACTTCTTGTAGATGATATAGGGGATACCATAAGGGTATCACTGACTGAAAACCCTGTGGAAGAGATCAAGGTTGCCAAAGAGATACTAAAGGTACTTGGTCTGAGAGAAGAGGGAACAGAGATAATATCCTGTCCTACCTGTGGAAGGACTGAGATAGATCTTATAGATCTTGCAAAAAAAGTGGAACAGGAGTTTAGCACCTTTGAAAAAAAGGTCAAGATAGCTGTGATGGGCTGTGTGGTAAACGGTCCGGGAGAAGCTCGGGAAGCTGACTACGGTGTGGCTGGTGGAAAGGGTATAGGGGTTCTCTTTAAAAAAGGTAAAGTTGTTAAACAGGTTAAAGAAATAGATATATTGGATGAACTGAAAAAAATGATAATGGAGGATTTTAAAGATGAAGAAGATATTTAA
- a CDS encoding DUF2157 domain-containing protein, with protein MRGKIILKELERLRGLGVITDEVYNDIENFYAGKGDNRKGFFNFFITTGCLLIGLGIILLFAYNWSKIGRGIKTGILISSIITGQIIFYFSLEKKREFVSGTGVFLILMVGLSIAMISQMYNISGEDQGFYLAWATLSIPVLYFTKGGINTLIYGFVLYRYQSSDGYILIYMLLGLPIFLFSRKKEGIGALVEASSKVLFLIGLMAWYGQFSHNSKAGLLLYSALFAGVYTFPLGLKKIGEQLTIIMAYFLTFKKDYIFSSELVYDKVFWVSALFYIIVLVLLFIRKEDFKNIILWNMPLIILPLFFSWGFIVYNIYFLIIGGNFIYEGFKRGDVRSFNNGSLIVGGLIATRFFDYKISTLTRGLVFILLGGALIAGNLYMSRKRGGSVEK; from the coding sequence ATGAGGGGGAAGATCATATTAAAAGAGCTGGAAAGACTTCGAGGACTGGGGGTTATCACAGATGAAGTTTACAATGATATAGAGAATTTTTATGCAGGTAAAGGAGATAATAGAAAAGGTTTTTTTAATTTTTTTATAACTACAGGATGCTTATTGATAGGCTTGGGTATAATTCTTTTATTTGCATATAACTGGTCGAAAATAGGCAGAGGTATCAAGACCGGGATTCTTATATCCTCCATAATAACGGGTCAGATTATCTTTTATTTTTCACTGGAGAAAAAAAGGGAGTTTGTATCTGGAACCGGAGTTTTTCTCATTCTGATGGTGGGCTTATCGATAGCTATGATATCTCAGATGTATAATATTTCAGGAGAGGATCAAGGGTTTTATTTAGCTTGGGCTACACTAAGTATTCCGGTATTGTATTTTACAAAGGGAGGAATAAATACACTAATTTACGGTTTTGTTTTATACAGGTACCAGAGTTCCGATGGATATATACTGATTTATATGCTACTAGGTTTGCCTATATTTTTATTTTCCAGAAAAAAAGAGGGAATAGGTGCATTAGTTGAAGCATCTTCAAAAGTTTTGTTTTTGATAGGACTTATGGCGTGGTATGGTCAGTTTTCTCATAACTCCAAGGCGGGACTGCTTTTATACAGTGCTCTTTTTGCAGGGGTCTATACCTTTCCACTGGGCTTAAAAAAAATTGGGGAGCAGCTGACTATAATAATGGCTTATTTTTTAACCTTCAAAAAAGACTATATATTCAGCAGTGAACTGGTTTATGACAAGGTATTTTGGGTTTCTGCCCTATTTTATATTATAGTATTAGTTTTACTTTTTATAAGAAAAGAAGACTTTAAAAATATTATTCTGTGGAACATGCCACTTATTATATTACCCTTATTTTTCAGTTGGGGATTTATAGTATATAATATATATTTTCTGATCATAGGAGGTAATTTTATATACGAGGGTTTCAAAAGAGGAGATGTAAGAAGCTTTAATAATGGAAGCTTAATAGTAGGAGGGCTTATTGCAACAAGGTTTTTCGATTACAAAATATCAACCCTCACAAGGGGACTTGTCTTTATTCTTCTCGGAGGAGCACTTATAGCCGGTAATCTATATATGAGCAGAAAAAGAGGTGGTTCTGTTGAGAAATAA
- a CDS encoding GDYXXLXY domain-containing protein, which yields MRNKIIFAVMVFFQLGVFLLMVVNKEIIIKKGNTHKFRVAPRDPYDYMRGNYLSINLDHRELAGDYENVENKNGYLILKKDGEWSKITEFSNGKPENMEYIKGKIRNTYNNKTYFENPFKRFYMEEGKAKETEKKIAEGDRSYIVVKIYKGRYVLESIEIEE from the coding sequence TTGAGAAATAAAATTATTTTTGCAGTTATGGTATTTTTTCAGTTGGGAGTATTTTTACTTATGGTTGTAAATAAAGAGATTATAATTAAGAAGGGAAACACCCATAAATTTCGAGTTGCCCCAAGGGATCCTTATGACTATATGAGGGGGAATTATCTAAGTATAAATCTAGATCACAGAGAGCTTGCAGGAGACTATGAAAATGTTGAAAATAAAAATGGCTATCTCATCTTAAAAAAAGATGGAGAGTGGAGCAAAATAACTGAATTTTCCAATGGAAAACCTGAAAATATGGAATATATAAAGGGTAAAATAAGAAATACTTATAACAACAAAACCTATTTTGAAAACCCCTTTAAAAGATTCTACATGGAGGAAGGCAAGGCGAAAGAAACAGAAAAGAAAATAGCTGAAGGAGACAGATCTTATATTGTGGTGAAAATATATAAGGGAAGATATGTGCTGGAGTCCATTGAAATTGAGGAGTAA